Proteins encoded together in one Epinephelus moara isolate mb chromosome 2, YSFRI_EMoa_1.0, whole genome shotgun sequence window:
- the LOC126401672 gene encoding extracellular calcium-sensing receptor-like: MDGDYVIGGVFSIHYYMHTVKHNYTTMPEPLRCTGSMDSRELRFSRAMVFAIEEINNSTELLPGIKLGYQIYDSCASVPVAVHVAFQLSSSQDPVFYTSDNCSHSGKVMAVVGESGSTPSISMSCIIGSFNIPQVSHFATCACLSDKQQYPTFFRTIPSDQFQADALAKLVKHFGWTWIGAVRSDSDYGNNGMASFLDAAHKEGICVEYSESFYRTHPRSRIQRVADIIRRSTAMVVVAFTASGDMRILLEELSLKPSPPRQWIGSESWVTDPDMLRFSFCAGAIGFGIEQSVIPGLRDFLLDLSPSKVAASPVLAEFWEDAFNCRLGKSAATDGNVCDGTEDIKTIQTPYTDTSQLRVTNMAYKAVYAIAHAIHNAVCQEANSSTKCNKFTNTEPKEIFMQLKKVNFSQNGYDVSFDANGDPVAKYELVNWQKSESGSIELVTVGHYDASLPAGREFSINRKLTWVEGGTQVPVSVCTDSCPPGTRKVLQKGKPICCYDCILCPEGEVNNVTDSPDCFRCPKEFWPNAERDTCLPKPVEFLSFKEVLGIILTVFSVGGACLTVTTAAVFYHHRKSPIVRANNSELSFLLLFSLTLCFLCPLTFIGPPSEWSCMLRHTAFGITFVLCMSCVLGKTIVVLMAFKATLPGSNVMKWFGPPQQRMTVVSFTFIQVLICTIWLVLSPPFPMKNLTTYKERIILECALGSAIGFWAVLGYIGLLAVFCFVLAVLARKLPDNFNEAKLITFSMLIFCAVWITFIPAYVSSPGKFTVAVEIFAILASSFGLILCIFAPKCFIILFKPEKNTKKYVMNKNHF; the protein is encoded by the exons ATGGATGGTGACTATGTTATTGGGGGTGTTTTCTCCATACACTACTACATGCACACAGTGAAGCATAACTACACCACCATGCCTGAGCCACTAAGGTGCACAGGGAG CATGGACTCCCGTGAACTTCGCTTCTCACGTGCAATGGTTTTCGCCATCGAGGAGATTAACAACAGCACGGAGCTGCTTCCTGGCATCAAGCTTGGTTATCAGATCTATGACTCGTGTGCCTCAGTGCCTGTGGCTGTGCATGTGGCATTCCAGCTTTCAAGCAGCCAGGACCCAGTGTTTTACACCAGTGATAATTGCTCACACTCTGGTAAGGTGATGGCTGTCGTTGGTGAGTCTGGGTCCACACCATCCATCAGCATGTCATGCATCATTGGGTCCTTTAACATTCCTCaa gtgAGCCACTTTGCCACTTGTGCATGTCTGTCAGATAAGCAGCAGTACCCAACTTTCTTCAGAACAATCCCTAGTGACCAGTTTCAGGCTGACGCTCTGGCCAAGCTGGTAAAACACTTTGGCTGGACTTGGATAGGTGCTGTCAGGTCAGATTCAGACTATGGCAATAATGGCATGGCGTCTTTCCTGGATGCAGCACACAAAGAGGGAATCTGTGTGGAATACTCTGAATCTTTCTATCGGACCCACCCACGCAGCAGGATCCAGAGAGTGGCTGATATTATCCGCAG GTCGACAGCTATGGTTGTTGTGGCATTTACAGCCTCTGGAGACATGAGGATCCTGCTGGAGGAGCTGTCACTCAAGCCTTCTCCACCTCGCCAGTGGATCGGCAGTGAGTCTTGGGTAACCGACCCAGACATGCTGAGGTTCAGCTTCTGTGCTGGAGCCATTGGATTTGGCATTGAACAATCTGTCATCCCAGGTCTGAGAGACTTCCTGCTggatctctctccctctaaaGTGGCTGCCTCTCCAGTGCTTGCTGAGTTCTGGGAGGATGCATTCAACTGCAGGCTGGGAAAAA GTGCAGCCACAGATGGAAATGTGTGCGATGGAACTGAAGACATCAAGACAATCCAGACCCCGTACACTGACACATCTCAGCTTCGAGTCACTAACATGGCGTACAAGGCTGTTTATGCAATAGCTCATGCCATTCATAATGCAGTGTGTCAGGAAGCTAATTCTTCAACTAAATGcaacaaattcacaaacacagagCCCAAAGAG ATTTTTATGCAGCTGAAGAAAGTTAATTTTTCTCAAAATGGTTATGATGTGTCATTTGATGCCAACGGGGATCCTGTGGCCAAATACGAGCTGGTTAACTGGCAAAAAAGTGAGAGTGGCAGCATTGAGTTGGTGACAGTAGGACACTATGATGCATCACTGCCAGCGGGCCGGGAGTTCAGTATCAACAGGAAGCTCACCTGGGTGGAAGGTGGCACACAA GTGCCTGTGTCAGTGTGCACTGACAGCTGTCCTCCAGGAACTCGTAAAGTGCTGCAGAAAGGAAAACCCATCTGCTGTTATGACTGTATACTGTGTCCCGAGGGAGAAGTTAACAATGTTACAG attCCCCTGATTGTTTCCGTTGTCCCAAGGAGTTCTGGCCTAATGCAGAGAGAGACACTTGTCTCCCCAAGCCTGTGGAGTTTCTTTCCTTCAAGGAGGTCCTAGGAATCATCCTGACTGTGTTCTCAGTTGGTGGCGCCTGCCTTACTGTTACAACAGCAGCTGTGTTCTATCATCACAGGAAATCCCCCATTGTCAGGGCCAACAACTCTGAGCTGAGCTTCCTGCTGCTCTTCTCCCTGACTCTATGTTTCTTATGTCCATTAACCTTCATTGGACCACCTTCTGAGTGGTCCTGCATGCTGCGCCACACAGCATTTGGGATCACCTTTGTCCTCTGTATGTCTTGTGTTCTCGGAAAAACAATTGTAGTGCTAATGGCCTTCAAAGCTACACTCCCAGGCAGCAATGtcatgaaatggtttggtcctcCACAGCAAAGAATGACTGTAGTGTCTTTcacatttattcaagttttaATATGTACTATATGGTTGGTACTCAGTCCCCCTTTTCCAATGAAAAACCTCACCACATACAAGGAGAGAATCATCCTGGAGTGTGCATTAGGCTCAGCTATAGGGTTCTGGGCTGTGCTTGGATACATAGGCCTACTGGCTGTCTTTTGCTTTGTGTTAGCTGTCCTAGCCCGGAAACTACCTGATAATTTTAATGAAGCCAAACTTATCACTTTCAGCATGTTGATATTCTGTGCAGTCTGGATCACCTTTATCCCAGCATATGTCAGCTCTCCTGGAAAGTTTACTGTGGCTGTGGAGATATTTGCCATTCTGGCCTCCAGTTTTGGACTAATACTGTGTATATTTGCTCCAAAGTGTTTCATCATATTGTTTAAGCCAGAAAAGAACACCAAGAAATATGTAATGAATAAAAATCACTTTTAA
- the LOC126401667 gene encoding extracellular calcium-sensing receptor-like codes for MHTVKHNYTTMPEPLRCTGSIDSRELRFSRAMIFAIEEINNSTELLPGIKLGYQIYDSCASVPVAVHVAFQLSSGLDPVFYTGNNCSQSGMVMAVVGESGSTPSISMSRIIGSFNIPQVSHFATCACLSDKQQYPTFFRTIPSDQFQADALAKLVKHFGWTWIGAVRSDSDYGNNGMASFLDAAHKEGICVEYSEAFYRTHPHSRIQRVADVIRRSTAMVVLAFTSSGDLRILLEELSLKPSPPRQWIGSESWVTDPDMLRFSFCAGAIGVGIEKSVIPGLKDFLLDLSPSKVAASPVLTEFWEDTFNCRLRKSAATDESVCDGTEDILTIQTPYTDTSQLRITNMVYKAVYAIAHAIHNAVCQAANSTTKCNKFNRMESKEVLTQLRKVNFSKNGYDVSFDANGDPVATYELVNWQKTESGSIELVTVGHYDASLPAGQEFSINRKLTWVEGGTQVPVSVCTDSCPPGTRKVLQKGKPICCYDCVPCPEGEISNVTDSPDCFPCPKEFWPNAERDTCLPKPVEFLSFKEVLGIILVVFSVGGACLTIITAAIFYRHRTSPIVRANNSELSFLLLLSLTLCFLCSLTFIGAPSEWSCMLRHTAFGITFVLCMSCVLGKTIVVLMAFKATLPGSNVMKWFGPPQQRMTVKELQHSGTQPGACKYPHTCSVPLTLEHSGKGEGPGLFQEFGSRTGASQSAMPGISTPGSLPLPAAQQTMHLAHNAMVGPQGGGFKVDS; via the exons ATGCACACAGTGAAGcacaactacaccaccatgcCTGAGCCACTAAGGTGTACAGGGAG CATTGACTCCCGTGAGCTGCGCTTCTCACGTGCGATGATCTTTGCCATTGAAGAGATTAACAACAGCACAGAGCTGCTTCCTGGCATCAAGCTCGGTTATCAGATCTATGACTCATGTGCCTCAGTGCCTGTGGCTGTGCATGTGGCATTCCAGCTTTCAAGTGGTCTGGACCCAGTGTTTTACACTGGCAACAATTGCTCCCAATCTGGTATGGTGATGGCTGTTGTTGGTGAGTCTGGGTCCACGCCATCCATCAGCATGTCGCGCATCATTGGGTCCTTTAACATTCCTCaa GTGAGCCACTTTGCCACTTGTGCATGCCTGTCAGATAAGCAGCAGTACCCGACTTTCTTCAGAACAATCCCTAGTGACCAGTTTCAGGCTGACGCTCTGGCCAAGCTGGTAAAACACTTTGGCTGGACCTGGATAGGTGCTGTCAGGTCAGATTCAGACTATGGCAATAATGGCATGGCGTCTTTCCTGGATGCAGCACACAAAGAGGGAATCTGTGTGGAATACTCCGAAGCTTTCTATCGGACCCACCCACACAGCAGGATCCAGAGAGTGGCTGATGTTATCCGCAG GTCGACAGCTATGGTTGTTTTAGCATTTACGTCCTCTGGAGACCTGAGGATTCTGCTGGAGGAGCTGTCACTCAAGCCTTCTCCACCTCGCCAGTGGATAGGCAGTGAGTCTTGGGTAACAGACCCTGACATGCTGAGGTTCAGCTTCTGTGCTGGAGCCATCGGCGTTGGCATTGAGAAATCTGTCATCCCAGGTCTGAAAGACTTCCTGCTggatctctctccctctaaaGTGGCTGCCTCTCCAGTGCTTACTGAGTTCTGGGAGGACACATTCAACTGCAGACTGAGAAAAA GTGCAGCCACagatgagagtgtgtgtgatggaacTGAAGACATACTGACAATCCAGACCCCGTACACTGACACATCTCAGCTCCGAATCACTAACATGGTATACAAGGCTGTTTATGCAATAGCACATGCCATTCATAATGCAGTGTGTCAGGCAGCTAATTCTACAACTAAATGCAACAAATTCAACAGGATGGAGTCGAAAGAG GTTCTTACTCAACTGAGGAAAGTAAATTTTTCCAAAAATGGTTATGATGTGTCATTTGATGCCAACGGGGATCCTGTGGCCACATACGAGCTGGTTAACTGGCAAAAAACTGAGAGTGGCAGCATTGAGTTGGTGACAGTAGGACACTATGATGCATCATTGCCAGCGGGCCAGGAGTTCAGTATCAACAGGAAGCTCACCTGGGTGGAAGGTGGCACACAA GTGCCTGTGTCAGTGTGCACTGACAGCTGTCCTCCAGGAACTCGTAAAGTGCTGCAGAAAGGAAAACCCATCTGCTGTTATGATTGTGTACCATGTCCCGAAGGAGAGATTAGCAATGTTACAG attcCCCTGATTGTTTCCCTTGCCCCAAGGAGTTCTGGCCTAATGCAGAGAGAGACACTTGTCTCCCCAAGCCTGTAGAGTTTCTTTCCTTCAAGGAGGTCCTAGGAATCATCCTGGTTGTGTTCTCAGTTGGTGGCGCCTGTCTTACCATTATAACAGCAGCTATATTCTATCGTCACAGGACATCCCCGATTGTCAGGGCCAACAACTCTGAGCTGAGCTTCTTGCTACTCCTCTCCCTGACTCTATGTTTCCTATGTTCATTAACCTTCATTGGAGCACCCTCTGAGTGGTCCTGCATGCTGCGCCACACAGCATTTGGCATCACCTTTGTCCTCTGTATGTCTTGTGTTCTTGGAAAAACAATAGTAGTGTTAATGGCATTCAAAGCCACACTCCCAGGCAGTAATGTgatgaaatggtttggtcctcCACAGCAAAGAATGACTGTG AAAGAACTCCAACACAGCGGCACTCAGCCAGGGGCTTGTAAGTATCCTCACACTTGCTCGGTGCCTCTCACCCTGGAACACTCTGGAAAAGGTGAGGGTCCAGGCCTTTTCCAGGAGTTTGGTTCCAGAACTGGTGCT AGTCAGTCTGCGATGCCAGGGATTAGCACACCAGGATCTCTGCCCCTGCCTGCCGCCCAGCAGACAATGCACCTGGCCCACAATGCAatggtgggcccacagggcgGTGGCTTCAAG GTGGACTCCTGa
- the LOC126401661 gene encoding extracellular calcium-sensing receptor-like produces the protein MGTIRLPALSMDGDYVIGGVLSIHHYMHTVKHNYTTMPEPLRCTGSIDSRELRFAQAMIFAIEEINNSTELLPGIKLGYQIYDSCASVPVAVHVAFQLSSGMDPVFYTGDKCSQSGMVMAVIGESGSTPSISMSRIIGSFNIPQVSHFATCACLSDKQQYPTFFRTIPSDQFQADALAKLVKHFGWTWIGAVRSDSDYGNNGMASFLDAAHKEGICVEYSESFYRTHPHSRIRRVADIIRRSTAMVVVAFAPSGDMRILLEELSRKPSPPRQWIGSESWVTDPDMRRFSFCAGAIGFGIEKSVIPGLRDFLLDLSPSKVAASPVLTEFWEDTFNCRLGKSTAIDKSVCDGTEDIQMLEKSPYTDTSQLRITNMAYKAVYAIAHAIHNAVCQETNSTTQCDKFTEIESKEVLTQLKKVNFSQNGYDVSFDANGDPVATYELVNWQKSESGSIELVTVGHYDASLPAGQEFSINRKLTWAKGGTQVPVSVCTDSCPPGTRKVLQKGKPTCCYDCIPCPEGEISNVTDSPDCFPCPKEFWPNAERDTCLPKPVEFLSFNEILGIILAVFSVGGACLTIITAAVFYHHRKSPIVRANNSELSFLLLFSLTLCFLCSITFIGPPSEWSCMLRHTAFGITFVLCMSCVLGKTIVVLMAFKATLPGSNVMKWFGPPQQRMTVVFFTFIQVLICTIWLVLSPPFPMKNLTTYKERIILECALGSTIGFWAVLGYIGLLAVFCFVLAVLARKLPDNFNEAKLITFSMLIFCAVWITFIPAYVSSPGKFTVAVEIFAILASSFGLILCIFAPKCFIILFKPEKNTKKHLMNKNQS, from the exons ATGGGTACCATTCGTCTACCTGCCCTCTCAATGGATGGTGACTATGTTATTGGCGGTGTTTTGTCCATACACCACTACATGCACACAGTGAAGcacaactacaccaccatgcCTGAGCCACTAAGGTGCACGGGGAG cATTGACTCCCGTGAATTGCGCTTCGCACAGGCAATGATTTTTGCCATTGAAGAGATTAACAACAGCACGGAGCTGCTTCCTGGCATCAAGCTTGGTTATCAGATCTATGACTCGTGTGCTTCAGTGCCTGTGGCTGTGCATGTGGCATTCCAGCTTTCAAGTGGCATGGACCCGGTGTTTTACACCGGGGACAAATGCTCACAGTCTGGTATGGTGATGGCTGTCATTGGTGAGTCTGGGTCTACACCATCCATCAGCATGTCACGCATCATTGGGTCCTTTAACATTCCTcaa gtgAGCCACTTTGCCACTTGTGCATGTCTGTCAGATAAGCAGCAGTACCCAACTTTCTTCAGGACAATCCCTAGTGACCAGTTTCAGGCTGACGCTCTGGCCAAGCTGGTAAAACACTTTGGCTGGACATGGATAGGTGCTGTCAGGTCAGATTCAGACTATGGCAATAATGGCATGGCGTCTTTCCTGGATGCAGCACACAAAGAAGGAATCTGTGTGGAATACTCAGAATCTTTCTATCGAACCCACCCACATAGCAGGATCCGGAGAGTGGCTGATATTATCCGCAG GTCGACAGCAATGGTTGTTGTGGCGTTTGCACCCTCGGGTGACATGAGGATTCTGCTGGAGGAGCTGTCACGCAAGCCTTCTCCACCTCGCCAGTGGATCGGCAGTGAGTCTTGGGTAACCGACCCAGACATGCGGAGGTTCAGCTTCTGTGCTGGAGCCATTGGATTTGGCATTGAGAAATCTGTCATCCCAGGTCTGAGAGACTTCCTTCTggatctctctccctctaaaGTGGCTGCCTCTCCAGTGCTTACTGAGTTCTGGGAGGACACATTCAACTGCAGACTGGGAAAAA gtACAGCCATAGACAAGAGTGTATGTGATGGAACTGAAGACATACAAATGCTAGAAAAAAGCCCGTACACTGACACATCTCAGCTGCGAATCACTAACATGGCGTACAAGGCTGTTTATGCAATAGCTCATGCCATTCATAATGCAGTGTGTCAGGAAACTAATTCTACAACTCAGTGTGACAAATTCACCGAGATAGAGTCCAAAGAG GTTCTCACACAGCTGAAGAAAGtaaatttttcccaaaatgGTTATGATGTGTCATTTGATGCCAACGGGGATCCTGTGGCCACATATGAGCTTGTTAACTGGCAAAAAAGTGAGAGTGGCAGCATTGAGTTGGTGACAGTAGGACACTATGATGCATCACTGCCAGCGGGCCAGGAGTTCAGTATCAACAGGAAGCTCACCTGGGCTAAGGGTGGCACGCAA GTGCCTGTGTCAGTGTGCACTGACAGCTGTCCTCCAGGAACTCGTAAAGTGCTGCAGAAAGGAAAACCCACGTGCTGTTATGATTGTATACCATGTCCCGAAGGAGAGATTAGCAATGTTACAg ATTCCCCTGATTGTTTCCCTTGTCCCAAGGAGTTCTGGCCTAATGCAGAGAGAGACACTTGTCTCCCCAAGCCTGTAGAGTTTCTTTCCTTCAACGAGATCCTAGGAATCATCCTGGCTGTGTTCTCAGTTGGTGGCGCCTGTCTTACCATTATAACAGCAGCTGTGTTCTATCATCACAGGAAATCCCCGATTGTCAGGGCCAACAACTCTGAGCTGAGCTTCCTGCTGCTCTTCTCCCTGACTCTATGTTTCCTATGTTCAATAACTTTCATTGGACCACCCTCTGAGTGGTCCTGCATGCTGCGCCACACAGCATTTGGGATCACCTTTGTCCTCTGTATGTCTTGTGTTCTCGGAAAAACAATAGTAGTGTTAATGGCCTTCAAAGCTACACTCCCAGGCAGTAATGTgatgaaatggtttggtcctcCACAGCAAAGAATGACTGTGGTATTCTTCACATTCATTCAAGTTTTAATATGTACTATATGGTTGGTTCTTAGTCCCCCTTTTCCAATGAAAAACCTCACCACATACAAGGAGAGAATAATTTTGGAGTGTGCATTAGGCTCAACTATAGGGTTCTGGGCTGTGCTTGGATACATAGGCCTACTGGCTGTCTTTTGCTTTGTGTTAGCTGTCCTAGCCCGGAAACTACCTGATAATTTTAATGAAGCCAAACTTATCACCTTCAGCATGTTGATATTCTGTGCAGTCTGGATCACCTTTATCCCAGCATATGTCAGCTCTCCTGGGAAGTTTACTGTGGCTGTGGAGATATTTGCTATTCTGGCCTCCAGTTTTGGACTAATACTGTGTATATTTGCTCCAAAGTGTTTCATCATATTGTTTAAGCCAGAGAAGAACACCAAGAAACATTTAATGAACAAAAATCAATCCTAA
- the LOC126407794 gene encoding extracellular calcium-sensing receptor-like, whose translation MTMAFAIDEINKNSNLLPNVTLGYSLYDNCATLVIGFSAALSLASGREEQFLPQETCLGTPPVLGIVGDSMSTFSIATSDVIGLFRLPIVSYFATCSCLSDRGRFPSFFRTIPSDAFQVRAMIQILKHFGWTWAGLLVSDDDYGLHVARSFQSDLAQSGGGCLAYSEILPWGDNPAEIKRIVEVMKTSTARVVIVFAHRIHMIQLMEEVVRQNVTGLQWMASEAWTATTVLQTPRLMPYLGGTLGIAIRRGEIPGLRDFLLRIRPDLHNSNNFGHSMVRQFWEQTFQCRFAPPPAGWMEAGEEPCTGDEDLESVETEFLDVSNLRPEYNIYKAVYALAYALDDMLQCEPGRGPFSRHSCATLQTLEPWQLMYYMEKVNFTTPFGDQVSFDENGDALPIYDIMNWLRLPDGQTKVQSVGVVKKLASKGEELTLDEDKIFWNFESKQPPQSVCSESCPPGTRMARKKGQPVCCFDCVPCSEGKFSNETDSMECTSCPEDFWSSPQGDHCVPKETEFLSYHEPLGICLTTASLLGTFVCAVVLAIFIYHRSTPMVRANNSELSFLLLVSLKLCFLCSLLFIGRPRLWTCQLRHAGFGISFVLSVSCILVKTVVVLAVFKASKPGGGASLKWFGPMQQRGTVMVLTSLQAAICTAWLVSSSPAPHKNTQYHNDKIVYECVVGSTVGFGVLLGYIGLLAILSFLLAFLARNLPDNFNEAKLITFSMLIFCAVWVAFVPAYVNSPGKYADAVEVFAILASSFGLLVALFGPKCYIILVRPERNTKKAIMGRGTPKT comes from the exons ATGACCATGGCCTTTGCTATTGATGAGATCAACAAAAACTCCAACCTGCTACCTAATGTGACTCTGGGATACAGTCTTTATGACAACTGTGCCACACTTGTAATTGGATTCAGTGCTGCATTATCGTTGGCCAGTGGTCGAGAAGAGCAGTTTCTGCCTCAAGAGACCTGCTTGGGAACCCCTCCAGTCCTGGGGATTGTGGGTgattccatgtcaacattttctaTCGCCACCTCTGATGTGATAGGTTTATTTAGATTGCCCATT GTGAGTTACTTTGCCACATGCTCCTGCCTAAGTGATAGGGGAAGGTTTCCATCGTTCTTTAGAACAATCCCAAGTGATGCTTTCCAG GTGCGTGCCATGATTCAGATTCTGAAACACTTTGGCTGGACTTGGGCAGGTCTGCTGGTCAGTGATGATGATTATGGACTCCATGTTGCCCGATCCTTCCAATCTGACCTGGCTCAGTCTGGTGGAGGTTGTCTGGCCTACTCAGAGATTTTACCCTGGGGTGACAACCCGGCTGAAATAAAAAGGATTGTGGAAGTGATGAAGACATCCACAGCTCGTGTGGTCATTGTGTTTGCACATCGGATCCACATGATTCAACTTATGGAAGAG GTGGTGAGGCAGAATGTGACAGGCCTTCAGTGGATGGCCAGTGAAGCCTGGACTGCAACTACTGTTCTCCAGACTCCACGTCTCATGCCGTACCTGGGTGGCACTCTGGGCATTGCCATCCGCAGAGGAGAAATACCAGGGCTCAGGGATTTTCTGTTAAGAATACGTCCTGACCTACATAACAGTAATAATTTTGGCCATAGCATG gTGAGGCAGTTTTGGGAGCAGACGTTCCAGTGTAGATTTGCTCCACCTCCAGCAGGTTGGATGGAGGCTGGGGAAGAACCATGCACTGGTGATGAAGACCTAGAGAGTGTGGAGACTGAGTTTTTGGATGTTTCTAATCTCAGGCCtgagtacaatatttacaaGGCTGTGTATGCCCTGGCATATGCCCTTGATGACATGCTGCAGTGTGAGCCAGGGAGAGGGCCTTTCAGCAGACACAGCTGTGCCACTCTGCAAACATTGGAGCCGTGGCAG CTTATGTATTACATggaaaaggtcaacttcaccacaccatTTGGTGATCAAGTGTCATTTGATGAGAATGGTGATGCCTTACCAATATATGATATCATGAACTGGCTTCGGCTCCCTGATGGACAAACTAAAGTTCAGAGTGTGGGGGTTGTTAAGAAGTTGGCCTCCAAAGGTGAAGAACTCACACTTGATGAAGACAAAATCTTCTGGAACTTTGAATCCAAACAG CCACcccagtcagtgtgcagtgagaGCTGTCCTCCAGGTACCCGCATGGCTAGAAAAAAGGGGCAGCCTGTGTGTTGCTTCGACTGTGTCCCTTGTTCTGAGGGAAAGTTCAGCAATGAAACAG ACTCCATGGAGTGCACCAGTTGTCCAGAGGACTTCTGGTCCAGCCCCCAGGGTGACCACTGTGTTCCTAAGGAAACAGAGTTCCTCTCCTATCATGAGCCTCTGGGTATCTGCCTGACAACCGCCTCGTTGCTGGGCACATTTGTCTGTGCTGTTGTCCTGGCAATCTTCATCTATCATCGCAGTACACCTATGGTACGTGCCAACAATTCAGAACTGAGTTTCCTGCTCTTGGTGTCACTTAAATTATGTTTCCTGTGTTCTCTGCTGTTTATTGGCCGTCCCAGGCTGTGGACATGCCAACTGAGACATGCAGGATTTGGGATCAGCTTTGTGCTttctgtttcttgtattttggTAAAAACTGTGGTGGTTCTGGCTGTGTTCAAGGCCTCCAAGCCAGGAGGTGGGGCCAGCctgaaatggtttggtcctaTGCAGCAGAGAGGAACAGTTATGGTTCTTACATCTCTTCAGGCCGCAATCTGCACTGCTTGGCTTGTCTCTTCCTCACCAGCTCCTCATAAAAACACTCAATACCACAATGACAAGATAGTTTATGAGTGTGTAGTTGGGTCCACCGTTGGTTTTGGAGTGTTACTGGGCTATATTGGCTTACTGGCTATCCTCAGCTTCCTGTTAGCCTTTTTGGCAAGGAATCTTCCAGATAACTTCAATGAGGCCAAACTCATCACTTTCAGCATGCTGATCTTCTGTGCAGTGTGGGTGGCCTTTGTCCCTGCTTATGTCAACTCCCCAGGAAAATATGCAGATGCAGTGGAGGTATTTGCCATCCTGGCCTCAAGTTTTGGCCTGCTGGTTGCTCTGTTTGGACCCAAATGTTACATAATCCTGGTGAGACCAGAGAGGAACACAAAGAAAGCAATCATGGGTCGAGGAACCCCCAAGACATAA